From Deinococcus sp. KSM4-11, a single genomic window includes:
- a CDS encoding MATE family efflux transporter has product MPGSPAPVETAPFATFPAEPALPPPRAAQPLAPQGSTRELASLAWPLIVSNLAYTAVGFTDTLYMGRLGVLEVGAVGLASLVLFAVPLLFRGALNTAATFVARSLGAGDPAGIRRWASVFLSLSLVGLPLLLIGPWLLGGALRLLNPGSEILQVAQTYVGIRILELPLMLLGTASLSVMLGLGNTRTPMLLSWMLVGVNAALAGLFVFGFHWGVSGAAWGSVVAVCLQGGLAFWLLLRRYSPQYGRLWFVRPTRTELGSVARISLPAGLTDLADVGAFTTFLGIIARLGPTELAASQIANQFASFGFLPAFALSASTSSLLSRALGAGRPDLAARIGWRGAALSAGLMLVLTLAFLLMPRTLIGLFSRDAKVLDLGASVLGVMAGYQLIDGVGIVLGGRSAGPAIPASGCS; this is encoded by the coding sequence GTGCCTGGTTCTCCTGCCCCCGTCGAAACCGCTCCGTTCGCCACGTTCCCAGCCGAACCCGCACTCCCTCCACCCAGGGCCGCCCAACCGCTGGCCCCGCAAGGCAGTACCCGTGAACTCGCGTCGCTGGCCTGGCCCCTCATCGTGAGCAACCTGGCGTACACCGCCGTAGGCTTTACCGACACCCTGTACATGGGCCGCCTGGGCGTCCTGGAGGTGGGCGCCGTGGGCCTCGCGTCACTGGTGCTGTTCGCGGTGCCCCTGCTGTTTCGCGGCGCCCTCAACACCGCTGCCACTTTCGTGGCGCGCTCGCTGGGGGCGGGCGATCCAGCAGGCATCCGGCGCTGGGCAAGCGTCTTCCTGAGCCTCTCACTGGTCGGCCTGCCGCTCCTCCTCATCGGGCCCTGGCTGCTCGGCGGCGCGCTGCGGCTGCTGAATCCTGGCTCTGAGATTCTGCAGGTGGCGCAGACCTACGTCGGCATTCGCATCCTGGAACTGCCGCTGATGCTGCTCGGCACCGCCAGCCTGTCGGTGATGCTGGGCCTGGGCAACACCCGCACGCCGATGCTGCTGTCCTGGATGCTGGTGGGTGTCAATGCGGCGCTGGCGGGCCTCTTCGTGTTCGGCTTTCACTGGGGCGTCTCGGGGGCAGCCTGGGGCAGCGTGGTCGCGGTCTGCCTTCAGGGCGGGCTGGCGTTCTGGCTGCTCTTGCGGAGGTATTCCCCGCAGTACGGGCGGCTGTGGTTCGTGCGGCCCACCCGGACGGAATTGGGCTCGGTGGCCCGGATCTCGCTGCCGGCTGGACTCACCGATCTGGCGGACGTGGGGGCCTTCACCACCTTTCTGGGCATCATCGCCCGGCTTGGCCCCACCGAACTGGCCGCGTCACAGATCGCCAACCAGTTCGCCTCGTTCGGCTTCCTGCCCGCGTTCGCCCTGAGTGCCAGCACCTCCAGCCTGCTGTCCCGGGCGCTGGGGGCGGGACGTCCTGACCTGGCGGCGCGAATTGGCTGGCGTGGGGCCGCGCTGTCGGCGGGCCTGATGCTGGTTCTCACGCTGGCTTTCCTGCTGATGCCGCGCACGTTGATTGGGCTGTTCAGTCGCGATGCCAAGGTGTTGGATCTGGGGGCGTCGGTGCTCGGGGTCATGGCGGGCTATCAACTGATCGACGGCGTGGGCATCGTGCTGGGGGGGCGCTCAGCGGGGCCGGCGATACCCGCTTCCGGCTGCTCGTGA